The Fulvivirga ligni genome window below encodes:
- the rpoC gene encoding DNA-directed RNA polymerase subunit beta', translated as MSFRKNKKLNLDFSKVTISLASPESILESSHGEVTQPETINYRTYKPEMGGLFCERIFGPVKDWECHCGKYKRIRYKGIICDRCGVEVTEKKVRRERMGHIELVVPVAHIWYFKSLPNKIGYLLGLPTKKLDQIIYYERYVVIQPGVKEEDGLAKMDFLTEDEYLDILDKMPRENQLLDDDDPNKFIAKMGAEALEMLLARTDLDTLSYDLRHQAATDTSQQRKAEALKRLKVVEAFREAKTRIENRPEWMVIRMVPVIPPELRPLVPLDGGRFATSDLNDLYRRVIIRNNRLKRLIDIKAPEVILRNEKRMLQEAVDSLFDNSRKVNAVRSDGNRALKSLSDMLKGKQGRFRQNLLGKRVDYSGRSVIVVGPELKLHECGLPKSMAAELFKPFIIRKLIERGIVKTVKSAKKIVDRKDPVVWDILENVLKGHPVLLNRAPTLHRLGIQAFQPKLIEGKAIQLHPLVCTAFNADFDGDQMAVHVPLGQEAVLEASLLMLSSHNILNPANGAPITVPSQDMVLGLYYVTKGRRGTEEVPVMGEGMTFYSAEEVIIAINEKQLSKHAYIKVRGKVRNEKGELEDKLIETVAGRVLFNQHVPEEVGYVDELLTKKKLQQIISDVFKVSGMARTAHFLDDIKELGFQMAYKGGLSMGLNDVAIPEEKEALVAQAKEEVDAVWNNYLMGLITDNERYNQVIDIWTRINTQLTNTLMTQLAEDEQGFNSIYMMMHSGARGSREQIRQLGGMRGLMAKPQKNLAGSVGAIIENPILSNFKEGLDVIEYFISTHGARKGLADTALKTADAGYLTRRLVDVAQDLVITEDDCGTLRGLTVTALKDNEDIVEALSERILGRVSVHDVYDPITDELICESGTEITEEIAKTIDESNIEEVEIRSLLTCETKQGGCAKCYGRNLATGRMVHAGEAVGVIAAQSIGEPGTQLTLRTFHVGGTASNIAVDANIKAKFDGKIEFEGIRTIKTTDKDGESVEVIMGRTGEVKVVDEKKGTVLMTNHVPYGAFLKVKEGQKVAKGEELVYWDPYNAVILGEFDGTIEFESIIEGITYKEESDEQTGHREKVITDTKDKTKNPAIKINGKNDGKSYNIPVGAHLAVEDGAKIKAGQILAKIPRTMGKSRDITGGLPRVTELFEARNPSNPAVVSEIDGVVTYGGIKRGNREIFIESKDGIKKRYLVSLSKHILVQDNDFVKAGYPLSDGAITPADILAIKGPTAVQEYLVNEIQEVYRLQGVKINDKHIEAIVSQMMQKVQILDSGDTSFLTNEIVDKFVFGEENDLVLDKKVVTDAGDSENFRPGQIITPRELRDENSTLKRKDLKLVEVREAMPAVSKPTLQGITQASLKTESFLSAASFQETTKVLSEAAIRGKADHLLGLKENVIVGHLIPAGTGQRSFKDVIVGSQDEYDELVSSKEESKQRELQN; from the coding sequence ATGTCATTCAGAAAGAATAAAAAGCTAAACCTCGATTTCTCTAAGGTTACTATCAGTTTGGCATCACCTGAGTCTATCTTAGAAAGCTCTCATGGTGAAGTTACTCAACCGGAAACAATTAACTACAGAACATATAAGCCTGAAATGGGTGGATTGTTCTGCGAGCGTATTTTCGGGCCTGTGAAAGACTGGGAGTGTCACTGCGGGAAATACAAGAGGATACGATATAAAGGTATAATTTGTGACAGATGTGGAGTTGAAGTTACTGAGAAGAAGGTAAGAAGAGAAAGAATGGGACACATTGAACTTGTGGTTCCTGTAGCTCACATCTGGTATTTCAAGTCTTTGCCAAACAAAATTGGATATTTATTAGGCTTACCAACTAAGAAGCTTGATCAAATTATCTATTATGAAAGATATGTAGTTATTCAACCTGGTGTTAAAGAAGAGGATGGTCTTGCTAAAATGGACTTCCTTACAGAGGATGAGTATCTAGATATTCTTGATAAAATGCCTAGGGAGAATCAGCTTTTAGATGATGATGATCCTAACAAATTCATAGCAAAAATGGGAGCTGAGGCTCTTGAAATGCTATTAGCTAGAACTGACCTTGATACTCTTTCTTATGACTTGAGACATCAGGCTGCTACGGATACTTCTCAGCAAAGAAAAGCGGAAGCTTTGAAAAGACTGAAAGTAGTTGAGGCATTCAGAGAAGCTAAAACAAGAATCGAGAACAGACCAGAATGGATGGTGATTAGAATGGTGCCGGTTATACCACCAGAATTGCGTCCATTAGTACCTCTTGATGGAGGTAGGTTTGCTACTTCAGATTTGAATGATCTTTACAGAAGAGTTATTATCAGAAATAACCGTCTGAAAAGACTTATCGATATTAAAGCTCCAGAAGTTATTCTTAGAAATGAGAAGAGAATGCTTCAGGAAGCTGTGGATTCACTTTTTGACAACTCAAGAAAAGTAAATGCTGTAAGATCTGATGGTAACAGAGCATTGAAATCTTTAAGTGATATGCTTAAAGGTAAGCAAGGTCGTTTCCGTCAAAACTTACTTGGTAAAAGGGTAGATTACTCTGGTAGATCTGTAATTGTGGTAGGTCCAGAATTAAAACTACATGAGTGTGGTTTACCTAAATCAATGGCAGCTGAGCTTTTCAAACCATTTATTATCAGAAAACTGATTGAAAGAGGTATTGTTAAAACTGTGAAATCAGCTAAGAAGATTGTTGATAGAAAAGATCCTGTGGTATGGGATATCCTTGAAAACGTATTGAAAGGACATCCAGTATTACTTAACAGGGCTCCTACGCTTCACCGTTTAGGCATTCAGGCTTTCCAACCAAAGCTTATTGAAGGAAAGGCTATTCAGTTGCACCCATTAGTATGTACAGCATTCAACGCTGACTTTGATGGTGACCAGATGGCTGTTCACGTACCGCTAGGACAAGAGGCTGTATTGGAAGCTTCTCTATTAATGTTATCATCTCATAACATACTTAACCCAGCTAACGGTGCACCTATTACAGTACCTTCTCAGGACATGGTTCTTGGTTTGTATTATGTGACTAAGGGAAGAAGAGGTACTGAGGAAGTTCCAGTTATGGGTGAAGGAATGACCTTCTATAGCGCAGAAGAAGTAATCATCGCTATTAATGAGAAGCAGCTTTCTAAGCATGCTTACATTAAAGTGAGAGGAAAAGTTAGAAACGAAAAGGGAGAGTTAGAAGATAAGCTTATTGAAACTGTTGCGGGTAGAGTTTTATTCAACCAGCATGTACCTGAAGAGGTTGGTTATGTTGACGAGCTATTGACTAAGAAAAAGCTTCAGCAGATTATTTCTGATGTATTTAAAGTATCAGGAATGGCTAGAACAGCTCACTTCCTTGATGATATTAAAGAATTAGGTTTCCAAATGGCCTACAAAGGTGGTCTATCAATGGGACTTAATGATGTAGCTATCCCTGAAGAGAAAGAAGCTCTAGTAGCTCAAGCTAAGGAAGAGGTAGATGCAGTTTGGAATAACTACTTGATGGGTCTTATTACTGATAATGAGAGATACAATCAGGTAATTGATATCTGGACAAGAATTAACACTCAGCTTACAAACACCCTGATGACTCAGTTGGCTGAAGACGAGCAAGGATTCAACTCAATCTATATGATGATGCACTCCGGTGCGAGGGGATCTAGAGAGCAGATTCGTCAGCTTGGTGGTATGAGAGGTTTGATGGCTAAGCCACAAAAGAACCTTGCAGGATCTGTAGGTGCGATTATTGAAAACCCTATTCTTTCAAACTTTAAAGAAGGGCTAGATGTAATTGAGTACTTCATCTCAACACACGGTGCTCGTAAAGGTCTGGCAGATACCGCCTTGAAAACAGCGGATGCTGGTTACTTAACTAGACGTCTTGTGGATGTGGCTCAGGATCTTGTTATCACTGAGGATGACTGTGGAACACTTCGTGGACTTACAGTTACTGCTCTGAAAGATAATGAGGATATTGTAGAGGCATTATCTGAAAGAATTCTAGGTAGAGTATCTGTACATGATGTATATGATCCAATTACTGACGAATTAATTTGTGAGTCAGGAACTGAGATAACTGAGGAGATTGCTAAAACAATCGACGAAAGTAATATTGAAGAGGTAGAGATTAGATCTCTTCTAACTTGTGAAACTAAGCAAGGTGGTTGTGCTAAATGTTACGGACGTAACCTGGCTACCGGAAGAATGGTACATGCAGGGGAAGCTGTAGGAGTTATCGCGGCACAATCAATTGGTGAACCAGGTACACAGCTTACTTTAAGAACCTTCCACGTTGGGGGTACTGCATCTAACATCGCGGTAGATGCTAACATTAAGGCTAAATTTGACGGTAAGATAGAGTTTGAAGGTATTAGAACCATTAAGACTACTGACAAAGACGGCGAAAGTGTTGAAGTAATCATGGGACGTACTGGTGAGGTCAAAGTAGTAGATGAAAAGAAAGGTACTGTCTTAATGACTAACCACGTACCTTATGGAGCATTCCTTAAGGTGAAAGAAGGACAAAAAGTGGCGAAAGGTGAAGAGTTAGTATACTGGGATCCTTACAATGCTGTAATCCTTGGTGAGTTTGATGGTACAATTGAATTCGAATCTATTATTGAAGGTATTACTTACAAAGAAGAATCTGATGAGCAAACTGGTCACAGAGAGAAAGTAATTACTGATACAAAAGATAAGACTAAGAACCCTGCCATTAAAATTAATGGTAAGAATGATGGTAAATCATATAACATACCAGTAGGTGCTCACTTGGCGGTAGAAGATGGAGCTAAGATTAAAGCCGGACAGATTTTGGCTAAGATTCCACGAACAATGGGTAAATCGAGAGATATTACCGGGGGTCTTCCAAGAGTAACTGAGCTTTTTGAAGCTAGAAACCCTTCTAACCCTGCTGTAGTAAGTGAGATTGATGGTGTTGTGACTTACGGTGGTATTAAGAGAGGTAATAGAGAAATCTTTATCGAGTCGAAAGACGGAATTAAGAAGAGATACCTTGTTTCTTTATCTAAGCACATCCTTGTACAGGATAATGACTTTGTGAAGGCAGGTTATCCATTATCTGATGGAGCGATTACTCCAGCTGATATCTTGGCTATCAAAGGGCCAACTGCAGTTCAGGAATACTTGGTGAATGAAATTCAGGAAGTATACCGTCTGCAAGGTGTGAAGATCAACGATAAGCACATTGAAGCTATCGTTAGCCAGATGATGCAGAAAGTTCAGATTCTTGATTCAGGAGACACTAGCTTTTTGACTAATGAGATTGTTGATAAATTTGTGTTCGGTGAAGAGAATGACCTTGTATTAGATAAGAAAGTTGTTACTGATGCAGGAGATTCTGAAAACTTCAGACCAGGACAAATCATTACACCTCGTGAGTTAAGAGATGAGAACTCTACATTGAAGCGTAAAGACCTTAAATTGGTGGAAGTAAGAGAGGCTATGCCTGCTGTTTCTAAACCAACCTTACAAGGTATCACACAAGCTTCATTGAAGACAGAAAGCTTCTTATCTGCAGCGTCGTTCCAGGAAACAACTAAAGTACTGAGTGAGGCGGCTATTAGAGGTAAAGCGGATCATCTATTAGGATTGAAAGAAAACGTAATTGTAGGACACTTAATCCCTGCAGGTACTGGACAGAGATCATTTAAAGATGTAATCGTAGGTTCTCAAGACGAGTATGATGAGTTAGTTTCTTCAAAAGAGGAATCTAAGCAGAGAGAATTACAGAACTAA
- the rplK gene encoding 50S ribosomal protein L11 has translation MAKEISGYLKLQVKGGQANPSPPVGPALGSKGLNIMDFCKQFNARTQEKQGQILPVLVTIYTDKSFEFVVKTPPAAVMLLEAAKKKKGSAESNRAKVGSVTWDQVKTIAETKMPDLNAFEIESAMRMVAGTARSMGLKVTGTAPWS, from the coding sequence ATGGCTAAGGAAATTAGTGGATACTTGAAATTACAGGTAAAAGGAGGACAGGCTAACCCGTCACCTCCAGTAGGTCCAGCCCTAGGTTCAAAGGGTTTGAATATCATGGACTTCTGTAAGCAGTTTAATGCTAGAACTCAAGAAAAGCAGGGTCAGATATTACCTGTGCTAGTAACAATTTACACAGATAAGTCTTTCGAGTTTGTAGTAAAGACTCCTCCTGCCGCAGTTATGCTATTAGAGGCTGCCAAGAAGAAAAAGGGTTCAGCTGAGTCAAATAGGGCTAAAGTGGGTAGTGTTACTTGGGATCAGGTTAAAACTATCGCTGAAACTAAAATGCCTGATTTAAATGCTTTTGAAATAGAGTCTGCGATGAGAATGGTTGCAGGTACTGCCAGAAGTATGGGATTAAAAGTAACAGGAACAGCTCCTTGGAGTTAA
- a CDS encoding DUF3467 domain-containing protein yields MADESKDKKDNPNQINIELSEETAEGIYSNLAMIAHSNSEFVIDFIRLMPGVPKAKVKSRIVITPEHAKRLLNALNDNIQRYEETFGPIKKTEEAPKFPLNFGGTVGEA; encoded by the coding sequence ATGGCTGACGAAAGCAAAGACAAGAAGGATAATCCTAATCAAATTAATATAGAACTTTCCGAGGAAACTGCGGAAGGAATATATTCTAATTTGGCTATGATAGCTCACTCTAATAGTGAGTTTGTGATTGACTTCATTCGTTTGATGCCAGGTGTTCCAAAGGCTAAAGTTAAGTCCAGGATAGTAATTACACCAGAGCATGCCAAGAGACTTTTAAATGCTTTGAATGACAATATTCAAAGATATGAAGAGACTTTTGGTCCAATAAAGAAGACAGAAGAGGCTCCTAAATTTCCGCTGAATTTCGGCGGAACTGTAGGTGAAGCATGA
- the rplL gene encoding 50S ribosomal protein L7/L12 encodes MADVKALGDQLVELTVKEVNELAEYLKETHGIEPAAAAAVAVAAPAADGGEGGAEKTEFDVILKSPGGAKLAIVKLVKELTGLGLKEAKEVVDGAPKAIKEGVSKDEAEGLKKQLEEAGAEVELK; translated from the coding sequence ATGGCAGACGTTAAAGCACTAGGAGATCAACTAGTTGAACTTACAGTAAAAGAGGTTAATGAACTAGCAGAGTACCTAAAAGAAACGCATGGTATTGAGCCTGCAGCTGCTGCAGCTGTAGCCGTAGCGGCACCTGCTGCTGACGGTGGTGAAGGTGGAGCTGAGAAGACTGAATTCGATGTTATCCTTAAATCACCAGGTGGAGCTAAGTTAGCTATCGTTAAACTTGTAAAAGAATTAACAGGATTAGGTCTTAAAGAAGCTAAGGAAGTTGTAGATGGAGCTCCTAAAGCTATCAAAGAAGGCGTATCTAAGGACGAGGCTGAAGGTCTTAAGAAGCAGCTTGAAGAAGCTGGGGCTGAGGTTGAGTTAAAGTAA
- the rplJ gene encoding 50S ribosomal protein L10, giving the protein MTRQEKAEIIDSLTEKFNNNPHFYITDAAGLSVAQVNAFRRVCFEKGVEYGVYKNSLIKKALANVEGEFDGLDESLKGFSGIIFSNEVANLPGKVITEYRKKQGAKKPLLKAASIDKDFFFGEENLKILSELKSKQELIGEVIGLLQSPAKNVVSALQSGKNILGGLIKTLSEREN; this is encoded by the coding sequence ATGACAAGGCAAGAAAAAGCAGAGATTATAGATTCTCTTACTGAAAAGTTTAACAATAACCCTCACTTTTATATCACTGATGCTGCAGGTTTATCTGTTGCTCAAGTGAATGCATTCAGAAGAGTGTGTTTTGAAAAAGGTGTTGAGTATGGAGTATACAAAAACTCTCTTATTAAAAAGGCTTTAGCCAATGTTGAAGGTGAATTCGACGGTCTTGATGAGAGTTTAAAAGGTTTTTCTGGTATTATATTTTCAAATGAGGTTGCAAACCTTCCTGGAAAAGTAATCACTGAATATAGAAAAAAACAAGGGGCTAAAAAGCCTTTGTTAAAGGCTGCTTCCATAGACAAGGATTTCTTCTTTGGTGAAGAGAACCTTAAGATATTGAGTGAGCTTAAATCTAAGCAAGAACTCATTGGTGAGGTTATTGGATTGTTACAATCTCCTGCTAAGAATGTTGTTTCTGCGCTTCAAAGCGGAAAGAATATATTGGGAGGTTTAATCAAAACTTTATCCGAACGAGAAAATTAA
- the rplA gene encoding 50S ribosomal protein L1 — MAKLTKNQKIAREKVDSTKEYALEEASNLVKEISLTKFDSSVDLDIRLGVDPKKADQMVRGVVTLPHGTGKDLKVLVLCTPDKEEEAKAAGADYVGLDDYIKKIEGGWTDVDVIITMPTVMAKVGRLGRVLGPRGLMPNPKSGTVTLEVGKAVQDIKAGKIDFKVDKFGIIHCSVGKASFTPEKIRENIQEMISTVAKLKPASAKGTYFRSINISSTMSPSITIDKSSISGLKS; from the coding sequence ATGGCAAAACTGACAAAAAATCAGAAAATAGCTCGTGAAAAGGTAGATTCTACTAAAGAGTATGCTTTAGAAGAGGCTTCAAATCTAGTGAAAGAGATTTCTTTAACGAAATTCGATTCTTCAGTAGATTTAGATATCAGATTGGGAGTTGATCCCAAGAAAGCTGATCAGATGGTACGTGGTGTTGTAACTTTACCTCACGGTACTGGTAAAGATTTAAAAGTTCTTGTTTTGTGTACTCCTGATAAAGAGGAAGAAGCAAAAGCAGCAGGAGCTGACTATGTAGGTCTTGATGATTACATCAAGAAAATAGAAGGCGGATGGACTGATGTTGATGTTATCATCACTATGCCAACCGTTATGGCTAAAGTAGGTCGTTTAGGTAGAGTATTAGGTCCAAGAGGTCTTATGCCAAACCCTAAGTCTGGAACTGTAACTCTTGAAGTAGGTAAAGCGGTTCAGGATATTAAGGCTGGTAAGATTGATTTTAAAGTAGATAAGTTTGGAATCATTCACTGTAGCGTAGGAAAAGCATCTTTCACTCCTGAGAAAATCAGAGAGAATATCCAAGAGATGATTAGTACTGTTGCGAAGCTTAAGCCTGCCTCTGCAAAAGGTACTTATTTCAGAAGTATTAACATTTCTTCTACTATGAGTCCTTCGATAACTATTGACAAATCATCAATTTCAGGATTAAAATCATGA
- the rpoB gene encoding DNA-directed RNA polymerase subunit beta, whose translation MASNKENARISFSSIKKIIDYPDFLDIQLQSFKDFFQLETPAEKREQEGLFKVFSENFPITDSRENFELEFIDYIVDPPKYSVDECIDRGLTYSVPLKAKLKLTCNDEDHEDFETIEQEVFLGNIPYMTKKGSFVINGAERVIVSQLHRSPGVFFAQSKHTNGTKLYSARIIPFKGSWIEFATDVNNVMYAYIDRKKKFPVTTLLRAIGYGTDKDILDLFGLSEEVKATKKDLKDAEGRRLAARVLKTWTEDFVDEDTGEVVSIDRNEVLLERDHILTDEDIETIVDSGSKSIILHREDVNVTDFTIIFNTLSKDNSNSEKEAVEQIYRQLRNTEAPDEQTARDIIQSLFFSEKRYDLGEVGRYRINKKLGLDIDSEQRVLTTEDIILIVKYLIGLINSKAVVDDIDHLSNRRVRTVGEQLYTQFGVGLARMARTIKERMNVRDNEDFKPVDLINARTLSSVINSFFGTNQLSQFMDQTNPLAEITHKRRMSALGPGGLSRERAGFEVRDVHYTHYGRLCTIETPEGPNIGLISSLCVHAKVNNMGFIETPYREVSEGKVDMTGDVKYLTAEEEDTHNIAQANAPLKDTGEFVNDRVKARFEGDFPVVEPPEVRYMDVAPNQIVSVAASLIPFLEHDDANRALMGSNMQRQAVPLLKPQAPIVGTGLEGRVAIDSRALVLAEGNGVIDFVDAKKIVVKYDMTDDDLLISFDEDSKTYNLIKFRRTNQDTCINLTPIVKKGERVVKGQPLVEGYATEGGELALGRNLRVAYMPWQGYNFEDAIVISEKVVRDDIYTSIHIDEYELEVRDTKRGEEELTSEIPNVSEEAVRHLDENGIIRVGADVKEGDILIGKITPKGETDPTPEEKLLRAIFGDKAGDVKDASLKASPSLRGVVIDTKLFSRPKKDKELRAKSKKEVEILKSKYSKELLALRSQMIEKFTTLLDGHSSQGIKHKFGDELISKGVKFTGKNIEHNLFPEKNIYKDESTYNVPEEVNLISDVILDNWTSDEHINDMVFQLVKSYNIKRNEIAGEFKRERFTLEVGDELPAGIVQLAKVYIAKKRKLKVGDKMAGRHGNKGVVAKIVRDEDMPFLENGTPVDICLNPLGVPSRMNLGQIYETVLGWAGLELGRRYATPIFDGATMEEVAKELSDAGLPDYGRAYLYDGLTGERFDQPVTVGIAYMLKLGHLVDDKMHARSIGPYSLITQQPLGGKAQFGGQRFGEMEVWALEAFGASNVLQEILTIKSDDVIGRAKAYEAIVKGENMKKPNIPESFNVLVHELRGLALEITLD comes from the coding sequence TTGGCTAGTAATAAAGAAAACGCAAGAATCAGTTTTTCTTCCATTAAGAAGATAATAGATTACCCTGATTTCCTTGATATACAGTTACAATCCTTTAAAGACTTCTTTCAGTTGGAAACCCCTGCCGAAAAGAGGGAGCAAGAGGGGTTATTCAAAGTTTTTTCTGAAAATTTCCCAATCACCGATTCCAGAGAAAACTTTGAGTTGGAGTTTATTGATTATATCGTTGATCCTCCAAAGTACTCTGTTGACGAATGTATCGACAGAGGTCTGACATATTCTGTGCCTCTAAAGGCAAAATTAAAACTTACTTGTAACGATGAGGATCACGAGGATTTCGAGACTATTGAGCAAGAGGTTTTCTTAGGTAACATACCTTACATGACCAAGAAGGGGTCTTTTGTGATCAATGGTGCCGAGCGTGTTATTGTATCTCAGCTACATAGATCTCCTGGAGTATTCTTTGCTCAAAGTAAGCATACCAATGGTACAAAGCTTTATTCTGCAAGAATTATTCCTTTCAAAGGTTCATGGATAGAATTTGCTACTGATGTAAACAACGTAATGTATGCTTACATCGATAGAAAGAAAAAGTTCCCTGTAACTACTTTGTTACGTGCTATTGGTTACGGAACAGATAAGGATATCTTAGATCTATTCGGGTTATCAGAGGAAGTTAAGGCCACCAAAAAGGACTTAAAAGATGCTGAAGGTCGTAGATTGGCTGCTAGAGTTCTTAAAACATGGACTGAAGATTTCGTAGATGAAGATACTGGGGAAGTTGTATCTATCGATAGAAATGAAGTTCTATTAGAAAGAGATCACATTCTTACTGACGAGGACATAGAGACAATTGTAGACTCAGGTTCTAAGTCAATAATTTTACATAGAGAAGACGTTAACGTCACTGATTTTACAATCATATTCAACACGCTTTCTAAAGATAATTCGAACTCTGAGAAAGAAGCTGTTGAGCAGATATATAGACAATTAAGAAATACTGAAGCTCCTGATGAGCAAACTGCTCGTGATATTATTCAGAGCTTGTTCTTCAGTGAGAAGAGATATGATCTTGGTGAAGTGGGTCGTTACAGAATTAACAAGAAATTAGGTCTTGATATTGATTCTGAACAAAGAGTACTTACAACAGAAGATATTATCTTAATTGTAAAATACTTAATTGGTTTGATCAACTCTAAAGCTGTAGTTGATGATATTGACCACTTAAGTAATAGAAGAGTTAGAACTGTTGGAGAGCAGTTATATACTCAATTTGGTGTAGGTTTAGCTAGAATGGCTAGAACCATCAAAGAAAGAATGAACGTACGTGATAACGAAGATTTCAAGCCTGTTGATTTGATCAACGCTAGAACTTTGTCATCAGTAATTAACTCGTTCTTTGGTACTAACCAGCTATCTCAATTTATGGATCAAACCAACCCTCTTGCTGAGATTACTCACAAGAGAAGGATGTCTGCCTTAGGTCCTGGTGGTTTATCTAGAGAGAGAGCAGGTTTCGAGGTTCGTGACGTTCACTACACTCACTATGGTCGTCTTTGTACGATTGAAACTCCGGAAGGTCCAAACATTGGTCTAATTTCATCTTTATGTGTTCATGCTAAAGTGAATAACATGGGATTCATCGAAACTCCTTATAGAGAAGTAAGTGAAGGTAAGGTGGATATGACTGGTGATGTTAAGTATCTAACTGCTGAAGAAGAGGATACTCACAACATTGCTCAGGCCAATGCACCATTGAAAGATACTGGTGAATTTGTTAACGATAGAGTGAAGGCCAGATTTGAAGGTGACTTCCCTGTTGTTGAGCCACCAGAAGTAAGATATATGGACGTTGCTCCTAACCAGATTGTATCTGTTGCGGCATCTCTTATTCCATTCTTGGAGCATGATGATGCGAACAGAGCGTTGATGGGATCAAACATGCAGCGTCAGGCTGTGCCTTTATTGAAGCCTCAAGCTCCTATTGTAGGAACAGGCTTAGAAGGTAGAGTAGCTATAGATTCTAGGGCCCTTGTATTAGCTGAAGGCAATGGAGTTATCGATTTCGTTGATGCTAAGAAGATCGTTGTAAAATACGATATGACTGATGATGATTTATTAATCAGTTTTGATGAGGACTCTAAAACTTACAACTTAATTAAGTTTAGAAGAACTAACCAGGATACTTGTATTAACCTGACTCCTATTGTTAAAAAGGGAGAAAGAGTAGTAAAAGGTCAGCCTTTAGTAGAAGGTTATGCTACAGAAGGTGGTGAGTTAGCTCTTGGAAGAAACTTAAGAGTTGCATACATGCCTTGGCAAGGATATAACTTCGAGGATGCGATCGTTATATCTGAAAAGGTAGTAAGAGATGATATTTATACTTCTATTCACATAGATGAATATGAGTTAGAGGTAAGAGATACTAAGAGAGGTGAGGAAGAATTAACTTCTGAAATCCCTAACGTAAGTGAAGAGGCTGTAAGACACCTGGATGAGAATGGTATCATTAGAGTAGGAGCTGATGTAAAAGAAGGCGATATTCTAATCGGTAAAATTACTCCTAAAGGTGAAACTGATCCAACGCCAGAAGAGAAGCTATTGAGAGCTATCTTCGGTGATAAAGCTGGTGATGTTAAAGATGCTTCATTGAAAGCTTCACCTTCATTAAGAGGTGTGGTTATCGACACTAAATTATTCTCAAGACCTAAGAAGGATAAAGAACTTAGAGCTAAATCTAAAAAAGAAGTTGAGATACTTAAGAGTAAGTATAGCAAGGAACTTTTAGCTCTTAGATCTCAAATGATTGAGAAGTTCACTACTTTATTAGATGGTCATTCAAGTCAGGGCATTAAGCACAAATTTGGAGACGAGCTAATCAGTAAAGGGGTTAAGTTCACTGGAAAGAATATTGAGCATAACTTGTTCCCAGAAAAGAATATTTATAAAGACGAAAGTACTTATAATGTTCCTGAGGAAGTTAACTTGATTTCAGACGTGATTCTTGACAACTGGACATCAGATGAGCATATCAATGACATGGTGTTCCAATTAGTGAAAAGTTATAACATCAAGAGAAACGAGATCGCTGGTGAATTCAAGCGTGAAAGATTTACTCTTGAGGTAGGTGATGAATTACCTGCTGGTATTGTTCAGCTTGCTAAAGTTTATATCGCTAAGAAGAGAAAACTTAAAGTAGGTGATAAAATGGCTGGTAGACACGGTAACAAAGGGGTTGTGGCTAAAATCGTTAGAGACGAGGATATGCCTTTCCTTGAAAATGGAACTCCGGTTGATATCTGTTTGAACCCTCTTGGTGTACCTTCTAGGATGAACCTTGGTCAGATCTATGAAACTGTTTTAGGCTGGGCCGGGTTAGAATTAGGAAGAAGATACGCTACTCCAATTTTTGATGGTGCTACTATGGAAGAAGTAGCTAAAGAATTGTCAGATGCAGGTTTACCAGATTACGGTAGAGCATATTTGTATGATGGTTTAACAGGAGAAAGATTTGATCAGCCTGTAACCGTTGGTATTGCATACATGCTTAAACTAGGTCACCTTGTAGATGATAAGATGCACGCGAGATCTATCGGACCTTACTCATTAATTACTCAACAGCCACTTGGAGGTAAAGCTCAGTTTGGTGGTCAGAGATTTGGTGAGATGGAGGTTTGGGCTCTTGAAGCATTCGGAGCATCTAACGTTCTACAGGAGATACTTACCATTAAGTCGGATGACGTTATCGGTAGAGCTAAGGCATATGAGGCTATCGTGAAAGGCGAGAATATGAAAAAGCCAAATATACCTGAGTCATTCAATGTATTAGTTCACGAATTACGTGGATTAGCATTGGAGATCACTTTAGACTAA